In the Candidatus Bathyarchaeia archaeon genome, TGCGATAACAATGCGTAAGAACTTCTTGGACACAGTTGGCACTGCTCCAAAAAAGGCGTTTGCAAGTACCCTTTTAGTCGCTAACGCGTTCGTGTGGGGCTTTTACAGTTTTCGATTTCTCAATTTAGTAACTGCCGCATCTAACCTGTCAAATGCACTTGAGTTTACAGTCCGGGGACTAAACTTTTTTGGAATTGTTGTCGCAGCAATATTTGGCGTTTACCTTGTTTATCACATCAAAAAAAGAGTAGTTTTCCTCAAGTCTTGGATGCTTACTGGAATTGTCCTCTCTTTAGTGCCCACTGTTCTGGATGTCAGCGGGTTTGTTACCTCAGCGGTTTTCTTCACTTTAGTAGGACTCTACTTTGGGTTTGGTATGCCCGTTGCTTTTGCCTACTTTGCCGCCTCAACCCAAACCAATAACCGTTCACGACTGGGGGGAATAATCTTTTTCGCTTCCTTTTTTTGCGTGTTTCTTCTGGGCGCTTTAGGAATTACTGATATCACCCTGAATGCGTTTTTGCTGGCAGCTTGGCAAAGCATCGGCTTTATCATCACAACATTTGTTAAACCTGAAGAACAAGAAATCAACCCAAACGACCAAGTGCCCTACAGCAAAATCTTGCATAACCGACCCTTCCTGCTTTACCTCATTCCCTGGATTATGTTTATAATCATAAACTTCTTGGCGCTACCTCTGGTTGAACAAGTTTTCCCTGAACTCTTCCAATATATTGAATTAATAGGCACTGTTTTGGCGTGTTTTCTGGCTCTATTTTTCGGGTTTTTTGCAGACCGCGTCGGGCGCAAACGTCTTGCAGTTCTCGGTTTTGCCATGTTGGGTTTTGGGTATGCGAGTCTGGGTTTGTTTTCAGGCAACATTTGGGGTTGGTGGTTTTTTGCTGTAGCCGATGGAATTGCTTGGGGCGTTTTCAGTATCGTTTTTGTTATGAGTGTCTGGGGTGACTTAGCCCAAGAAAAAAGCAGCGAAAAATACTACGCCATCGGCTTCTTGCCTTTCCTGTTTTCTTTTTTCATGCAGCTCCTCGCACCCTACGTCTCTCTGAATGTACCCAATTTGGCGGTGTTTTCTTTTGCAAGTGTGTTTCTTTTCATCGCGGTTTTGCCTTTAGCGTACGCACCTGAAACCCTCAACCTCAAAGACCGCGAATTTAGAAGCTACGTCGAAAAAGCAATGCAGGCAAAACTGCAGCATGAACCCGATGTTGCTACCGCAAAGCAGTAAACTCGGCTCGGCAGCTACAGCAACTATTATCTATAACGTCGAGGAAAAATGAACAGCACAGGTGTGAAGGGTTTGGCTGCTGTAAACAAGGAAGTTCGTGTCTCAAAAATTAAGGACGGAACCGTCATTGACCACATCAGAAGCGGTTATGCTTTGGATGTGGTGCGGCTTTTAGGAATCACGGGTCACGAGCATCAAGTTGTCACCATAGCCATAAATGTTCCCAGCAAACAGTTGCACACAAAAGACCTTATAAAAATTGAAGGTCGCGCATTAAACAGACAAGAAGTTAACCGTATTGCGCTTATTGCGCCTCGAGCAACCATAAACATCATACGCAACTACTCTGTGGTGGAAAAACAAGAAGTCAAGTTGCCCACCGTAATTGAAGACATCGTGAAATGCATAAACCCAACATGCATAAGCAACAGTAACGAACCTATCTCGCCACGATTCAGAGTGGAAACAGAAGACCCCCTGCTGCTCAAATGCCACTACTGCGGCTACTCACTTGAGAAGCAAGACGTGCTCAAACAGTTTTAGTTTCAGAATTTTCCTCCTCAATCTCTGAACGCGCAAGCTTTAGCAGGTCTTCGAAAAACAGCTCGCCCAAGGGCTCTGTTTTTTCAGCGGCATCTGGGCTTGAAATAGCTGGGCATTCTTGGGTTTCCCTGAAAACATAAATGCCCTCGGAGTTTGTGGTTAACTCGAAGGGGTAAAACCGACAAATCAACGGTCTAACAGAGTATATGCTGCATTGATTGTTCTGTAGGAAGATGCATTGCCCTGTTTTGGGTTTTTTCCGCATTTGAAAAACATACGGTGTCCGCCCACCCATGTTTTTGGTCGCGAATGTTTCGGTTGGCCTTTGAATGTATGTGGCTATGCGTTCTGTGTCTTTCTTTAAAAGAAGAATATGTCGTGTTTTTTTGTTTGTGTCGCCACAGCATAAGCCACATTTAGAGCACACAAACTGAATGCCCAAAGGGTAGCTAAAGCTCAAACGTTAATCCTCTGATAAGACGTGTGTGAACACAGATAAAAACGCTCACGCCAACACGTTGAATTGGTCATTTATTGCGGTGTCCTTCACCATACTGATAGGGTCTGCCCAAGTTCTTTTCCAGCTTCCACCGAAACATCTCATCCATGTCCACGCTGGGGCACGCCAGGCGGCTTGCATCTAAAATGTAAAACATCACATCAACAAGCTCCTCAGCGATTTTCTTTTCATCAGCGCCTTTTTTCCATGCGTCACTTGCTTCCCCCAATTCAATGAAGGCAAACAGGAGTTTTTTTGGGATGTCTTCCGGTTTGTTGTAGAAGCCCTTGGTGAGTACGAGGTTTTCGATTTCTTTTTTCATTTCTTCCAAATGCATAGAATGTTCGTCCTGCTTCGCCCTTTTATCGTTACAGTTCAAGTATTTCTGCTTCTCGTTTTTCGGTGTCCATCAAAGCAAAAGTCGATTTACCAGTTAAGTATCCACATAGCTCGCCTGGGTTTATGATGAGTGTTTTTCCGTTTGTTTTACAGACGGTTGAGTGTATATGTCCGTAAACTACTGCGTCAAAACATTCACGGCTGGTTAGTGCGTGAAGCAATTCATTTTCGTCACCATGTAACAGCGCTATTTTGAAGCCTTCTGCGTTGACTTCTGTGAAGCGTCCATGGATTTCACAGTTGGTTGTTTCATTGAAGCGTTTTTTGAGTAGTTCGTGGTCGCCGTCGTTGTTGCCAAACACGCCGATGAGTTTGCAGTTTAGGGCTTTGAATTTGGGGATGACAAATGGTGATGTGAAGTCGCCTGCATGTAGAACAAGAGCCACTTTTTCGTCGTTTAAGCGTTTCACTGCTTTCTCGACAAGAGGTAAATTGTCATGGGTATCGCTTATTATTCCGATGAGCATTTTTTCACTCTCTGCATTTTGTTTCGTGTCAAGGCAGTAAAATGTTTTCGTGCTTTAATTTCCAGTTGCTTGTAATATTTCGATTTCTGACATATCCAACCCCGCGAAACACGCCTTAATATGCATAATCACGTAGTCCGCTACAGAAGTCTCATCTAGAAGAAGGACCCATAATATGAATTCAAATACAACCACGACCGATACCCGTAAACGAAGAGACAAATTGGTGATAATGGCTGAAATACTGGAAATCACCAAAACAGGCGCTCTGAAAACCCAAATCATGTACAAAGCAAATCTTAGCTTTGCTCAACTCACTGATTACCTTAGTCTGTTGATGCAGTTAGGTTTTCTTGAAAAAACCACGCTAAACGACAACGGCAAAAAGGGGTACATTGCAACTAAAAAAGGAAAGGACTTCTTGAGGCAGCAGCAAACAATCATGGGTCTAGTTAACGATGCATCCGTATTTGGAGATGGAGTAAAGCTTACTTTCACTCCAAAGAAAAACGTGGATAGGAGATGTGAAAATGAAAAGTGATGTTGAAATTGAAGAATTCCGTTGGCAAATAATGAAAGCAATATTAGATGAAACACCTTCGCTTGTGGAGAAAGTTAAGAGTTACGTAGAAGGAATCTGAACGCTGAATTAACAGCAGCTGTCTTTACGGGCTCTCTTTTCCTCTGGTTATGCATATCCATATACGACCCCGCTTGCTTCCGAGCCCTAAATCCAGTTTTACTCTTTTAATTCGGTTCTAAAAGAAGCCAAACGCATTTCTCGTGCAAAAACATTTTAACCTTCACTGCAGACTGCACTTAAGAAGGAAATCGCATGCCCATTAAAGCTGTCCTCTTTGATATGTTCGACACGCTTATGCTGATTAAAAAAGACCATGCTTTCTACAGTCCCGCCGTAAAAGGAATGCACCAGTTTCTTTATGAAAACGGAATTCAAGTTCCATTTGCTACGTTTCGAGATGCCTACATCAAAGCGCGTGACCAACTTTATGACGAAGCTGACCTAAAAATGACTGAGCCACATTTTGATATGCGCGTAAAAAACGCTCTTCAAGCACTTGGCTATATCAAAGAATCTGAAAGTGTTCTTGTACAGGGAGCAACGTCGGTTTTCTGCGGGGAATTCATGAAGTATGTAACCCTTGATGAAGAGGCTCCTCAAACTCTAAAAACTTTACATGACCTATATCGTTTGGCTTTAGTTTCGAATTTTGCCATTCCGGAATGCGTACATAGGCTTCTTGAGCAAGAAGGGCTCAACAGCTTATTTGATGTGGTCGTCGTTTCCGCTGCGGTTAACTGCCGCAAGCCTAACCCCGACATCTTCAACCTTGCTTTAAGGCAGCTGCAGGCTAGTCCTAGTGAGGCAGTTTTTGTGGGTGACACGGTGGACGCGGACGTGATGGGTCCAAAACAGGTGGGCATGAAAACAGTTTACATTGAGCGTCGACCCCAAAAAGACCTTGAACTCCACAAGCCCGATCAGACTGTAAAAACCCTCAAAGAGTTGCCTGATGTAATTGGGCGCCTCTAAAGGGATTATTACTGTATTCGGCGTCTTTTTGGCTGCACCTATATTCTGTGCAGCGCCTAAAGGCTAAGCCGAAGAAACTAGTTGTACGCCAGCAAAAAATAAGAAAAATTATGAGGCGCCGTTTTTAAGCAGCCCCATTAGCATCGGCATGAGCTGATAGCCAAAATCTAATGTTCCTAAGCTGCCTTGAAGGCACTGTTTCTCGCAGAACTTGTCCAGTTTCTCGTCTGCAACAGGACCACCCGAGATTAGCACTGGCACGGGGGTGTCGCTGTGCACTTTCAAGATGCAGGGGGTTGCGTGGTCAGCGGTGATGCAGAACAAAGTCTCCTTCAGGTTTAGATGGGGTAACAGTTTGCCAAAGAAGTGCTCATCGATAGCGGAGATAATGCTGGTTTTAAGGTGGCAGTTGCCGTCGTGTCCCGGCTCGTCAGGACCTTTAAGGTGGATGTAGAAGCAGTCATGCTTGGGTAAAATCTCCAAAAGCCGCTGAACGCGGATTGTGCAGTCTTTTTCCAAGTCGCCTGACGGAGGAGGAAGCAATGATGCCTCCATGCCTGCAAGTTTAGCGATACCGCTTTCCGCATGCATATCCGCCAGCGCCGCAAAATCTACGCCGTAGCGTTCGTTTATGCTGAAAAAGTTAGGCAGCTGGTTACCGGCGTCACGGGACAGAACCACGTTGCCTTTTAGTTTGCCTTCAGCGGCGCGTTTCTGGTTAACAGGGTGATTTTCCCAGAGTTCCCGTGCTTTCAAAGTGAACTCATTGACTAAGTCAGCGGAGATTTGAGCCTCCTCAGAGTCATCAAGAGGTTTGCAGGTTTTTAGATGCATGTCCACGTTGGTTTCGGCGACGCCTACACCGTTCACGTTGCTGTATGCGGGGTCAGTGTTGGTGATTTTGCTGCTGAGCGGTTTAGTTTTGTGTTTAATTACTAAAACTGCTCGGTGACCCAGAGTGTTAACAAATTCAAATGTGGCAGGGTGAGATGTAAGCTGGATTTCGTTGTTGGCGGCTTTGCTTAGTTCAATGGCTTCTTGAGTTGTAAGGGTGCGGGCAACGCGGCGGTCGACGATTTCGGTTCCATTGCCCATGGTTGCAAAGTTGCATCTTAGAGCTAAGTCGCCGTTTTTGAGTTGGACGCCTGCGCCTACAGCTTCGATGATTCCGCGTCCAGTGCTGTACTTAAAGGGGTCATACCCCAGCAGTGAAATAACTGCCACATCGCTTTCGGGGGCGACACCTTTTCGGACGCTGTACATGAGTCCCGTTTTGCCGTTTTTTGCCAAGGCATCCAAGTTAGGAGTGTTGGCGGCTTCAAGGGGAGTTTGGTTGTTTATGTCTTTGTTGGGCAAATCGCCCATGCCATCTATCACTATGTAGAGTAGTTTCAAGGGTGGAGTTTTCCTCCGTGTGTCCTGAGCATCCCTTAATCTGTTTTAAGGTTTATTTCTTTTTTGTATGGTTATGCACGTTTATGCACTTCAGCTTTAGGTTCACAGAGTTTCAGCGAATCCTTTGAAGACTTCTTTTATGCTTCGAATCAAGGGATACCTTACTTTGACCGGTTCCTCAAGGTTTTCCATGCGGGCAACGCGCCAATAAATGGGTGGGTGCGAATCCAGCCCTATCCATTCTTGGAGACGAAAGCTTGGGGTGCGTTCGAAGAGAAGGCGTTGGAAGCCGATTTTTTCCAGTGCCCGCGCCATAACTTTGGGTTGCCCCATCATGATGGCGGAGGTTAAGTCTGCTCTTGCTTCAAAGAATTTGGCGATGAAAAATATCCCGGTCATGATTGCCCAGAAGTAAACAAAGAACAAAAAGGACACAAAGATGTAGGGAACAAAGACGAAGAGTACGTAAAAGCGGAACAAAAATTCTGCGCTTGTTAACCCATAAAGAATCAAGGGGTCTCTGCCTTTTAAGTGCCCAAACTCGTGTCCAAGCACGCTTATGAGTTCCGGCTCATCAAGCTGTACCAAAGCGCCGGTTGTGATGAGGACAATTCCCCGGCTTGGGCTGGGTCCTGATGCCGCCGCGTTTGGGGTCATAGTGTTTGAGACAACGATTTTGGGGACTTTGTAGCCGAATTTGTCCGCGACCTTTTTGACCAATTCGTACACGTTAACCTTTTTTGCTGACAGAGTGCCTTCACTGCATGAGACGTTATGTTTGTTGAAGACTTTCTCGGCTTGGGCGCAGTCAATTTCTCCGTGTTTAGAGAGAATTTCCTCGTAAACTTCTCGTTTTATGGCGGCTAACTGTTGAGGAGAAGTTGCTTTTAAGTCATCAAGTGTTCCCAGTGTGCCTACTGGAAGGTGGTATTCGAGGAAGTGTATGATAGGGTTTTTTTCGGTTATGGTCCAATCGCCCGTGCGTGCGATAATGCGGTTGCTGTAGAAGACCAAAATAAACTGGGATCCAATTAACGCCAAGGGGGCAATCCAGAACCAGTCAGGGTAATAAGTGAAAACAACAATGAAAAGCCCCATACCCAAAACAATGAACACAACAAAGAACAGTATCTGGGTTTCAAGAAAAAGCCGCCTAAAGCTCTTTTCTTTTTCCTTAACTTTTTCGGGCACAATTTGTTCGCCTTCGCGCCACGCAAAATACCATGTGGCTTTGCGGGCTTTTTCCTCAAACATTTTTGTTACTATGGTTAAGTCTTGTTTTGCTTCGTCAATGGCTTGGCTTGGAAGTTCAGGGTCAAGGGGGGTTATTGTGGCGTTTATGTTTTGAGTGTTTGCAAAAATAACCACATCAATTAGGTATCTACCTTGAAGGTCGACTACGGTGTAGGACAGTTTTTGAGTTGTCGGCGAGGTTTGTCTAACGAGGTTAATGTATCGTTGTTTCTGCGGGTTTAGGTACTGGGTGTAAATGAAGTCAAACAGTTTTCCAAAATAGCTTGGTGGGACATCCGTTTCAACCTTAAAAGCGAAAGCTCCTGTTGCCATGACTTCCAATCCTAGAAAACTCTTTAGGTTAACCTAGTTTTTTCTATGTAATAACTGTATGGGTTTATGACAGAATAACCAACTAAAACTGCAACTGCGATGTATGATGTCTCTTATCGTGTTATCAAACGCCTTTTGCTGAATCAGACATGATGCTTTTGGAGGCGGGTTTATATGCGCCCTTGTGGCGTGGCGTGTGTTGGTTGGCGCCTAAACATGTTGTGTATGCTCCCTTTTCCAGGCTCTGCCAGTGTAGTTAACCTATTCAAACAGACCCCTATCCCTCTACGTTTTTTTGAAAAAAGAAAGAATGGTGAAAATTGCAGTTAGATGGTTGTGCATGAAAGAAAGGTCAGTTTGGTTTTGTGGCTGAAAGTTTAATGCTGACGGCAGCTCCAAAAAACTCTGAGGCTTCACTTAGCGACATTTGAAGTTCCTTAAGAATTTGGGCTGTTGTTTCTTTAGTGATTAACGCTTCTATAGGCATGGCTTTTTCTTCAACAATTTGTACCTCTTTGAAACCGGCCCGCTTAGCTTGGTCAATGTAGCTCTCTTTCTTTTCTGCCCCCGCAATACACCCCACGTATGCTGCGACATTTCTCAGAATCGCTTCAGGGATTTCTTTTAGCAAAACCATGTCCGAAATCATCAAGCGCCCCTTGGGTTTTAACACACGGTACGCCTCGTCAAAAACGCGTTGTTTGTTAGGTGACAAGTTTATGACGCAATTGCTGATTATTACGTCTGCAGTTTCATCAGCGATGGGCAAGTTTTCAATTTCGCCTAATCGAAACTCGACATTGGTGTATTCACCTGTCTTTTGGTTTCTGCGTGCACGTTCAATCATCTCTGGGGTCATGTCTACACCGATTACTTTGCCCGTTTTCCCGACTTTTCCTGCGGCTATGAAGCAGTCTAAACCTCCACCTGAACCTAAATCCACAACCGTTTCCCCCAGTTTTAGTGAGGCCAAAGCTACGGGGTTTCCACAGCCCAAATTGAGGTCGGCACCTTTAGGGACAGACTGCAACTCTTCTTTGCTGTAGCCAACTTGCTCGCTGACGTTGGTTGAACTGCCACATCCACAGCAGCATGCTGTTTCTGATTGTTTGGCTATTTTTCCGTAGCCGTTACGTACAATTTTATGAATGTCTTCTTGTTTCATGTTTTTTCATCTCCATTTCCGAAAGCCCCATTAAGGATTGGTGCCAGCTTACATTTCACTGTGTCTTCTAAAGACTCAGTTTTCATCAGGACGATGCAGCAAACTTGGTTTTCTTGTTCTACGCCTATTATTGCAAGTTTGTCGCTGGGTTGTATGTTTGCTTTTTCGCGCAGGTTTTTTGGTAACACTATTTGCCCTTTAGGGTCGACGGTTACTACTGCATCGATTTTGCAGCATTCTTTGCTGGCTGTTTGCTTCATTTTTTTCTCCTTAACCTAAGGAGTAAACTCGGTTATTTATGCTTTTTCGGATTTTTCTTACTATTCAGAAATGCGTTTTTCCTCAAGTCTACTTTGGAAAAACTTATAACACAAACAAAACAAACAAGCACCCACCCTGTGATTACCATGGAGTACTTTTTTGATGAGGACAACGGTATAATTTTAGACAAAGTAACCCGCGACCGATGTCTCATATTGACAAGAGCCCGACTTTCCCAGATTCTCGGAACCTTGAATCAAATTTTCGGCTCTAGTTCAGCATCCCTCATTAAAGCGGGGTTCCTGTTGGCTGGAAAAAACTTTGTTAACGAGGTTGCCGAATGTAACAAGAAAAGCACCACTGAGTTCATGTCCTGCGCAGTACAAAGGTTCATGAATGCGGGTTTAGGAAGAATCGAACTCACAGAATTCAACCCTGAATTATCCACTATGACACTAAGAATATGGAGTAACTTCTTCGCCGACATCCGCAGCAACAACGGCACGTACTGCGACTGTGTTGGCGCATTCGTTGAGGGCATGTACAGCGAGTTCTTCAAAACAAAAGTGCGAATCAAAGAAACTAAATGTATCAGTAAAGGCGACAGCTACTGCGAATGGTACCTTACTTCACAAAAGGGCATGCAGTGAATTATCCGTCAATAACATTTAACTATAAATTCCTGCTACCCTTTTTTTGGGCGTGTTGTTTCTTTGAGTGGGACATCTCAATTCACGGTTTTCACAGTGGGGCACTCTACCCGCTCAATAGACGAATTCCTTAACCTCCTAAAAACGTATGATGTAACTCTGGTGGTTGATGTACGTGCGGTTCCCCGCAGCCGCCACAACATCCAATTCACCAAAGAAACCCTGCCTGAAAGCCTCAAACCCGCGGCCATCCACTACATCCACATACCTGAACTGGGAGGACTGCGCCGAGCTAAACCGGACTCTGAGAACCTTGCCGTCGAAAAGTCACTGCGTGGATACGCAGACTACATGCAGACCAAAGAGTTCACCGAGCACCTGCTAGAGCTGGTTGCGCTGATTCAGCAAAACCGCGTTGCCCTCATGTGCGCAGAAGCGGCGCCTTGGCGTTGCCACCGAAGTCTGCTCTCTGATGCGCTTGTGGCAAGAGGCATTAAAGTGCAGCATATCCTCACGGAAACCAGCAGCACCACTCATGAACTGACCCCCCTTGCAAACGTCGAAGGGACAAAAGTAACCTACTCCCTCTTTGTCAAAGAGAAAACGCAGAAAACACTGTTTGATTTTAACGATGGGGCTACTTAGTTTCGTCGTCCGCTTCCATGGCTTCACGAATCAACTCGACATGCCTAACATTAAGCGGCTTGTTGGTTGCTTTTATGGCGAAGCGTTCTTTCCATCCGCAGTCAGGGCACTCATAACTGGGCGGAACAATACCCATATGTCCCAACAAGTCTCCCCCAGTACTTTTTACCCTTCGCAATCGGGGGCTTTTACATTTGGGGCAAACCAAAATATCCACATGTTGGCCCTGTTGTTCCAACTCCTCCAAAACCTGCGAGACTTCAACCGCGTTCTGAACTGCAACCTCTTCTTCCTGAACCTGCAAAAGGGCAGAGAGCTGTTTTCTTTTTCTCTTTTTCTTTTGTGCTTGAGTTTCAGCCATTTTTTTCGCCCTTAACACATTGAATAAGCTGCAACTATAAGAAAGGCTTTCTGGTACAGGATTTTACCTTAGTACAGTGGTTTACAGAATATGATAAATAGCTCCGCAGCAAACCGTTTCGGGGGAATATGTTTGAACAAAAAAACCACCGCTGCCTTTACGGTTCTTTTAGTTATGCTTGCGTTATCGGTTTCCTTTGCTGCTGCTTACTCACCCAACAGCGTTCCTCAAGCCGCCACGTTTCAAAACATGGACAATACACAACAACAACTATCCGTAACTGTGCCTCTTGTTGTCGGCGCAGGGCTACAGGGTAACTCAACATCGCCGCTTAATCAGCCAACGCGAATAGAAATTTACAACTACATCAAGGACAACCCCGGAGTGCATTTCAGAGGCATATGCGACAAACTGCATCTCTCAGTCGGGGTAGTCCAATACCACCTTGACGTTCTCCAACACGCGGGTTTAATTGACGTTTTTGCGGACGGACAAAACCGACGGTACTTTGACCCCAGAACTTGCACTGAAACAAACGTTGCCCTGTTTTCGCTTTTGCGGCATCAAACAGCCAACAAAATCCTGACCGTTCTTGCCCAGAATGGCTCAGTTCTTCATAAGGACATTGCGTGCAGTCTGGGGATAACCTCGCAGGCACTCAGTTGGCAGATGAAGCAACTTAAAGAGACAGGGTTAATCACCTCTGAAAAATCCGGCGTAAATGTCAGGTACAGCTTAAGCGGGACAAATGTCGTTGCATTAAAATGTGCGCTTGTCCTCACAAGCAGTTCACGAACCTAACTGGACTGTTAGTCAACTGGCATTTGGCTGGAAACCTCTTTTTATGCTTTTAGCTTGGATGCAGGGTGGGCAGATTGTGGAAAAACTATAAGTCTAAACAAAACCGACTAGACCTTGAGCGCTTCAAATATGTCCCGAAAACTAAGCCCCCGCCTCCAAACCGCTCTGCTTTGCCTGCTGCTGTTTGCCGTTGCATTTACAGTTTACTACTTCACGGGTGAAGGGCACCCTACATACTACAACTATTACGTGCGGCTCTCTGACGCGTTTCTCCACGGTAGACTCTACCTGCTGGATAATCCGTCTTGGCTTAACGAGTTAGTTCCCAACCCTTCAGGACCAGGATTTTACGTGGTTTACCCGCCGTTGCCCGCCGTACTCATGACCCCGCTGGTTGCGGTTTTTGGGTTAGAGTTGAATCAAACTTTGGTTTCGCTGGTTGTGGGCTCGACTACGGTAGTCGCCGCGTTTTTCGTAACTAAGGATGTACTGCGTAAAGCTGAGGCGGGGCCGAGCAGTAACCGCCAGACTTACGTATGGGGCGCAGTGCTGTTTGGGTTTGGAACACTCTTTTGGTGGCTTGTCAGCGTGGGCAGCGTGTGGCTCATCGCCCAAGTTTTCTCCGCCTTTTTCCTGCTTTTAGCTATCCATGAAGCATTCAACAAGTCGCGACCATTCGTGATAGGGCTGCTGGTGGGCGCATCGTTTTGGTGCCGCCTACCCACCATTCTATGCATACTCTTCTTCGCAGGCTTACTTATCGCACGAGCCCCAAGCCAAAACTGGACCCAAAAACTTCGCCAATCCCTCAAACCCCTCCTGCTGCTGGCTGCAGGCGCAGCCGTGTTTGTGGCTTTAGACATGGCATACAATTTTGTGCGGTTTGGAAGCCTC is a window encoding:
- a CDS encoding winged helix-turn-helix transcriptional regulator; this encodes MNKKTTAAFTVLLVMLALSVSFAAAYSPNSVPQAATFQNMDNTQQQLSVTVPLVVGAGLQGNSTSPLNQPTRIEIYNYIKDNPGVHFRGICDKLHLSVGVVQYHLDVLQHAGLIDVFADGQNRRYFDPRTCTETNVALFSLLRHQTANKILTVLAQNGSVLHKDIACSLGITSQALSWQMKQLKETGLITSEKSGVNVRYSLSGTNVVALKCALVLTSSSRT